One genomic segment of Belonocnema kinseyi isolate 2016_QV_RU_SX_M_011 chromosome 2, B_treatae_v1, whole genome shotgun sequence includes these proteins:
- the LOC117168490 gene encoding FAD-dependent oxidoreductase domain-containing protein 1-like → MMRTCVQSSRFINRVQESLPLRLSNVFYCTKTPRRRDDPRVQAKAERRKIQLSEPENPVDKTLRILKRDLVNFKNRWLTSNPKFSRYKGRQMSWTKDDEEDDFPLECDVLIIGGGAMGSSVAYHLKKRAAEGLKIVVLEKDFSYSKASTSLSVGGIRQQFSLEENIEMSLYGAEFIRNIDKHLGIPGDPPVDVQFRPYGYLFMASEEGAQDMIENAKLQRELGAKNILLKPEKLKERFPWINTDGVALSCLGLEKEGWFDPWTFLYALKKKSLTMGNYYVEAEAIKFEFHNLTNIVYADPNEITGETTNHLIVETSDGKHRKIQFALCIIAAGANSGQIAKLARIGNGPGVLSVPLPVEPRKRFVYCFHSPDGPGINVPMTIDPSGTYFRREGLAGNFICGRCPSEGEEEPPIGDLEVDHEYFEKSVWPVLAHRVKNFENLKVQSSWAGYYEYNTYDQNGVVGIHPYYHNFYFATGFSGHGIQKSPAIGRAIAELILDSEFTTIDLTRLTFDRFITLEPMRERNVV, encoded by the exons ATGATGAGAACGTGTGTGCAGAGTAGTAGATTTATTAACAGAGTCCAAGAATCCTTGCCTCTGCGACTGTCAAATGTGTTTTATTGCACAAAG aCCCCGAGAAGAAGAGATGATCCGAGAGTCCAGGCAAAAGCTGAGAgaaggaaaattcaattatctgaaCCAGAGAACCCAGTTGATAAAACCCTCAGGATTTTGAAAAGGgatcttgtaaattttaaaaacagatggCTAACCTCGAATCCAAAGTTTTCGCGTTATAAAGGAAGACAAATGAGTTGGACGAAAGACGACGAAGAAGACGATTTTCCGCTAGAATGTGACGTTCTGATAATTGGAGGAGGTGCTATGGGCTCTTCTGTAGCCTATCATCTGAAAAAACGAGCTGCAGAAGGTCTTAAAATTGTCGTCTTAGAGAaagatttttcg TATTCAAAAGCGTCAACCTCTCTTTCTGTCGGAGGAATTCGGCAACAATTTTCCTTGGAAGAAAATATAGAAATGTCCTTGTACGGTGCAGAATTTATTCGCAATATTGACAAACACTTGGGAATCCCAGGAGATCCTCCAGTCGACGTACAATTTCGACCTTACGGATATTTATTCATGGCCTCGGAAGAAGGCGCTCAAGACATGATAGAGAATGCAAAACTGCAACGAGAACTTGGGGcgaaaaatattcttcttaaacCCGAAAAGTTAAAAGAAAGGTTTCCTTGGATAAATACGGATGGTGTGGCTTTAAGTTGTCTTGGACTCGAGAAAGAGGGTTGGTTCGACCCTTGGACTTTCTTgtacgcattaaaaaaaaaatctctcacTATGGGAAACTACTATGTTGAAGCAGAGGCGATAAAATTTGAGTTTCACAATTTGACAAATATAGTTTATGCGGATCCAAATGAAATTACAGGCGAAACAACTAATCATTTAATT gttgaaacgTCGGATGGAAAGCATAGAAAAATTCAGTTTGCACTCTGTATAATTGCAGCAGGTGCAAATAGTGGACAAATTGCTAAGCTTGCCAGAATTGGAAATGGTCCAGGTGTTCTATCAGTCCCTTTGCCAGTAGAGCCTAG aaaacgatTCGTTTATTGTTTCCATAGTCCTGATGGTCCGGGTATAAATGTTCCAATGACTATAGATCCTAGTGGAACTTACTTCAG gagGGAAGGTTTAGCAGGGAATTTCATTTGTGGACGATGTCCATCTGAGGGAGAAGAAGAACCCCCAATAGGGGATTTGGAAGTGGATCATGAATACTTTGAGAAAAGCGTCTGGCCAGTTCTCGCCCATCGTGtaaaaaatttcgagaatttaaag GTCCAATCTTCATGGGCTGGATATTACGAATACAATACTTATGATCAGAATGGAGTCGTTGGTATTCATCCTTACTACCATAACTTTTACTTTGCAACGGGATTCAGTGGTCACGGAATTCAAAAATCGCCAGCGATAGGACGAGCGATTGCAGAACTAATTTTGGACTCAGAATTCACAACGATAGATTTAACGAGATTGACCTTTGATAGGTTTATCACATTAGAACCTATGAGGGAAAGAAATGTGGTATAG
- the LOC117167838 gene encoding HMG box transcription factor BBX produces MAANEHQQKEQRELREPAHHARRPMNAFLIFCKRHRGSVRSGFPHLENRAVTRVLGEWWATLHPDQKRCYTNLAQEYKDAFLNANPDFKWYKLPAPPLRTLSTRPTNKKSEAGSSDSSVEEIKSEESSSDFIKSERTEGEAIQPGKLADESQIGGLSSLFTPQKVQAQTDEKDNLSTPKVETDNTITPKPPKKRYTELPLAMEQKEDCKVDLFGENKNKTRQESNNNHQMDGDDEKNEANTYFDESGIEEQSFRGERTCKGLRYQKFLAEQQRNFNSSALQNKRRKTSGSRPEQSNGRRNSISSNVSEKTDSLSSEGNSSRGDLEHLVESAEGNMEASKPEETETEGAEGEVDFGPWSHKRFRAEDFNLEKKIEALPSLSLEEFQEKKKQQRTKKKKIFMKTNSSSGSKKGHEMFASGNSSNQSNRKNLRPSDEEPKEEEKNHLVGSQKRKARKQNITRNAALTSLPKHNEDQEPPKSWCASPDLEALACLATVAANRTKLTKS; encoded by the exons ATGGCTGCCAACGAGCATCAGCAAAAG GAGCAGCGAGAGTTGCGAGAGCCAGCTCATCATGCGAGGAGGCCTATGAatgcatttctaattttttgtaaacggCATCGTGGTTCAGTTCGCTCAGGTTTTCCTCATTTGGAAAATCGAGCTGTGACTCGAGTTCTCGGTGAATGGTGGGCCACTCTACATCCTGATCAGAAACGCTGTTACACAAATCTGGCGCAAGAG TATAAGGATGCGTTTCTAAACGCAAATCCAGATTTCAAATGGTATAAATTACCAGCACCGCCGCTTCGAACTTTATCGACAAGGCCTACAAACAAGAAATCAGAAGCAGGATCTAGTGATAGTAGTGTGGAGGAGATAAAGTCCGAAGAATCCTCCTCGGATTTTATCAAGTCTGAAAGGACAGAAGGAGAAGCCATTCAACCAGGAAAACTAGCTGATGAATCACAAATTGGTGGACTCAGTTCTCTCTTCACTCCACAGAAGGTTCAAGCGCAAACAGATGAAAAAGATAATCTTTCCACTCCCAAAGTAGAAACAGATAACACAATCACTCCAAAACCTCCAAAAAAGCGATACACTGAACTACCTCTCGCTATGGAACAAAAAGAGGATTGCAAAGTAGATTTATTCGGTGAAAATAAGAACAAAACTAGGCAAGAATCAAATAACAATCACCAAATG gatGGCGACGATGAAAAGAACGAGGCTAATACTTATTTTGATGAGTCTGGAATCGAAGAGCAGAGTTTTCGAGGAGAGAGAACTTGCAAAGGATTGCGTTATCAAAAGTTCCTTGCTGAACAACAAAGGAATTTTAATTCCTCAGCTCTGCAAAATAAGCGCAGAAAAACTTCTGGATCACGTCCTGAACAATCGAATGGAAGGAGAAATTCAATCTCGTCAAATGTTAGTGAAAAAACTGATTCCCTTAGCAGCGAAGGCAACAGTTCTCGTGGTGATTTAGAACATCTTGTCGAAAG TGCGGAGGGAAATATGGAGGCTTCCAAACCAGAAGAAACTGAAACTGAAGGAGCGGAGGGTGAAGTAGATTTTGGCCCTTGGAGTCACAAGAGATTCAGGGCTGA GGACTTCAACTTGGAGAAAAAGATTGAGGCGCTTCCGTCCTTGAGCTTGGAAGAATTCCAAGAAAAGAAGAAACAGCAACGCACCAAAAAGAAgaagatttttatgaaaacaaattcTAGCTCTGGGAGCAAAAAGGGCCACGAGATGTTTGCAAGTGGAAATTCTAGTAATCAAAGTAACCGCAAAAATTTGAGGCCCTCTGACGAGGAGCCAAAAGAGGAGGAAAAGAATCATCTCGTTGGCAGTCAAAAGCGAAAGGCACGTAAGCAGAATATAACGCGAAATGCAGCTTTGACCAGTTTGCCTAAACACAATGAAGACCAAGAACCACCGAAAt CTTGGTGTGCTTCACCAGATCTCGAAGCTCTCGCGTGCCTTGCAACTGTTGCAGCGAACCGTACAAAACTGACAAAATCGTAA